Genomic window (Daucus carota subsp. sativus chromosome 5, DH1 v3.0, whole genome shotgun sequence):
AATTGCCACCACATAAAAAATCTATTGGAGTGAAGTGGGTTTACAAAACTAAGATGAATCTCGATGGCACAATCAACAAGCACAAGGCAAGGTTGGTCGCGAAAGGATATAAGCAAAAAGAAGGAGAAGATTTCAGGGAGGTGTTTGCTCCAGTGTCGAGGCTTGAAACTGTTCGATTACTCATTTCTCTTGCTACCCAAAATAATTAGAAGGTGTGTCAGATGGACATAAAATCTGCGTTCTTGAATGGATTTCTCAATGAAGAAGTTTACGTCGATCAGCCGCCTGATTTTGTCAAGAAAGGAGAAGAACATAAGGTTTATAAACTGAAAAAGGCTTTGTATGGGCTAAAACAATCACCCCGAGCTTGGTACAGTCGTATCAGTTCTTATTTAGAAAAACATGGATTTTACAAATGTCCATATGAACATACTCTCTACATCAAAACCAATTCTGAAGGAAATTTCATGGCTGTTAGtctttatgttgatgatcttatcttcaccggaaataacttgggGATGTTAAATGATTTTAAGCACATTATGATGAGGGAATTTAAAATGACTGATCTTGGAGAATTACATCATTTTCTTGGAATTGAAGTGCATCGATCCAAGGAAGGAATTTTTATTTCACAAGAAAGCTATGCAAAAGAGGTTCTAAAGAGGTTCAAAATGGAGAATGCAAATCGAGTCTCTACTCCCTGTATTACAGGTTTGAAGTTATCCAAGGAAGGTGAAGGAAGATTGATAAATTCCACCATTTATAGAAGTCTTATTGGAAACTTGATGTATCTAACTTCCACAAGACCAGACATCATATATGTGGTTAGTTTGTTAAGTAGATTCATGGAGAGACCTTATTCCAATCACTGGGAGGCAGCAAAAAAAATTCTGAGATATGTTAAGGGAACCATTGATTATGGAATTTTTTACCAGGCTAATATTACTGTTAACCTTATTGGTTATACTGACAGTAACCTAGCAGGAAGTATTGATGATAGCAGAAGCACTTCTGGTTCTGTATTTCATCTTGGAACTGGTGCTATATCATGGAGCTCAAAAAAACAACAGGTTGTAGCGCTTTCTACAATGGAAGCAGAATATATCGCTGCATCTTATCCTGGATGTCAACTAATTTGGTTGCGTGGAAT
Coding sequences:
- the LOC108221171 gene encoding uncharacterized mitochondrial protein AtMg00820-like; its protein translation is MHILLNHMLSLADELNDKKLNHKLSLEDELNDKEGEDPISFDDANQKGVWKEAMKDEIKSIEENKTWELTELPPHKKSIGVKWVYKTKMNLDGTINKHKARLVAKGYKQKEGEDFREVFAPVSRLETVRLLISLATQNN